The DNA sequence tttgatgtcATTTAAAGGAATAGTGATGAAAGACTTATATAAGTAGTtcaagaatttgaatatttgtaacgtaaaatttattatgattaataatattattattacatttgtaatatgaatgtttattatatttaatgagttatttatagaaattaataaattaattattggagttataaatttattgtattgtttataacggtgagatataataaatatatggaTATGGATTCAATGTCTGTGTAGGTTACAAATTTGATTAcaaatgtttatatatatatatatatttgctgatttgaaaataatagttgatttggcaaAAATTGAGTGATTGATTCTAATATTTTGCCAAGTAAGCGATGTTGCTGACATGGCATtagtagaaagaaaaaaatgttttaaaagtaATGTGGGTAAACTTAGGGATGGCAAAATTCCCCGAGACACGGGGATCCCTGCGGAGACTGCCCCGAATGGGGATCCGATTATGGGGAATTTTCCCCgcggggatggggatgggggacaaaattcccccgaagcaagcgcggggacccgagcggggatccccgccccatccccgctattccccgaaatttatgaattccttgaattatccttaatagtttatttctcatatatgttttttagtcatttctcacacacacatatatatagaaacccaaaactcctaatctttatttgcataacctttcttcaattcagagatccctaaagttgtccatactccatccaacctctctgcagccaccccttgtcacccttctcaccgcatcgtcacacctcaccgtgccatcACCCTTACCGCGTCGTAATTTCTATTTGCGATGTTCCTTTTCATAACTCTGccgtcgtgtccattctcctctctgttgcCGCGTCTCCCACCTCTTCCactgctttgtcctttgactCGTCGTTGCGTCCCCCCATTGTGttatttcgaaagaagtcaccatcgtgtcatttagactttttgtataaaatcttgcagtttttgtaaaagatagatacttgcagctctattcatatgaaaattaataataagttagaactattatgtagatggggaatggggtccccgcggggaatggggatggggagcaaatctgaaggcggggatggggagcagggaggcatcccccgcccccgccctgccccattgacatccctaggtaaacttatgtatctacttttatatattaagaatagaatagattttagttagaaaaataataatttatatgaataagtgaattAATAaaggagttctcatacagaaatcaaatcaaaagtccacacttgggcggcttcacctctatgggtagccctttcctcttgtgtgtcctaacagaataacagatctaacgtgtggcctacacgttaggctagcaacactcctgctagctggagtctgagttagatgcattTAGGTTAAcatcataaccgccgttaactacgattTTCTAATATGAGCcttccaaaccaattcaaaacatataatttcaaatacaacaaatatttgctctttcaaatatataaggtatcaaatcaaatcaaatcagataatactttctcatcgaaaatctttttcaatcataagaGATTTCAAATATATTTCACAATTTTTAAAGTAAACGAGTACGAACAAATACTTCAATGCCTCAAAAACAGatattcaagtaaaatcaaacattttggaataatgcaaaacttcatcaaaaaaatatatatagtctcatgtatagttccgaaagtataaacttcataaaattgaattatttaattttaataaatcaattattctaatcaatTTAAAATCGTTCAAAGCAAATATAgctataattcaaagatcataatagatatatgtcaaaataattatagatgcacaatcaaacaactataaatgtaaagcctactcacaataTGGTCCTAAGGGACCGAAGAAGCCGAACCCGGAGTGCGAAATTAAAAGGTGAGGAAAGTTGAAGTAGAATGAAACGGAAGAGCACAGAATTTGGACCAAGGCAATGACAACAACTTCAATTCTCACGACAGCGACAATGACCGCAACACCAGGCAGTAATTTCAAATCGAATACAGAGACAAAGGCAAATAAAATTCTGGAAAATCCAAGGTAGAAAAATGAAATGGTGGCAGAGATAAGGTAAAAATAGAACAGACTAAGGGAATAAGTTAGACCAAAACAGTGACAACATAGTGTTGCCGGTGAGTTTGGAAGCTCCGGCATGTTTTCCGGCAATGGTAGCGCCGTTCCTGGCAACTAGAGGCGCGGCGACGAGTCTCCCTTTCCTCCGGCGAGTTCCTCCTCCCCCCTCTGTTCGTGTATAGTCATGTTTCTTTTTCTGcgaactttctctctctctctttctctctcccgtTCGAGCTCCTCTTTCCGGAAACCCAACAGTGACAGCGGCGGCACAGCAGCTCGGCAACGGGGTCTTCATCGGAAAAGACGGATCGGCGGTGGAAAAAGCATGGAGGCGACGGATCTGGCGACGATGAGACTAACCGCATCCCTCTCTTCCTCGCGGGTCCTCCTCCCTCTCGGCGACCATGATGGCGGCACGGTGAAATGCTAACGGCAGTGACACTCCTCCAGCTTCCTTTAACTCGCAGACTCCCTCTTTCTCTTGGGTTGACATTGATGGCGACTTGGTAGTGGCAGAACTTCGGCGGCGAGGCGTGGAGGCAGCAGCCCCTTCTGccgttctctctttttttctgcgTGGGTGTATTTGTGTATGGTGTGGGTTTTGAAAAGAAGCGGGGCTGTGGTTGATGAGGAAGAGTGGAAGTTGTTTAGtaatttagggttagggttgggtaGGAAGAAAAAGGGTAATGCaggaattttgataaaattaaagggTAGGGTAGTAATAATAGAAAAAAGAAGCTTGGGacattacattctaccctccttacaaaaattttcgccctAAAAAATTGATACAGTGTACAAAATGTTACATGATTTTAGCCTTTTACCAAGCATGAGGAAGAAGTATAATCGGTACAAAAGGTTACAGGATAGGTTTGTTTTAAAAAGATGCAGTTGACATTCGTCTACTCTCGTTCCTTTGACAACTCAGATATACATAGAACTTTTCACTTCGTTCGTCAATCTcctcaaaatacacttttacctcataATCTCCTTGATTTTGTTGTACATATCCATAGTAATAACCGCCGGTTTCATGTCAAATCTTAGGATTACAACCTTCCGAACTTCAGCATCAATAAGTTGTATCCTAAAGAGCTAACGTATAGCTTGCTAATCTAGGAATCACATGTTATACCAAAACAAGCTCGAGTTTACTCAGTAGGATTCAAAacttagaaagaaaaagcaaataacaCACTTGGTGTTCGCAAGAACGTGGAAGGACGTACAAGATCGCAATTAAGCGATGATGTACAAAAGAATGAAGTGTGCTAAAAAGAAAGTCAATTCGCATTTTAAGAAAGAAATCTGAATCAAGGAACTTTGATAGGAACAATATAAAAGAAGATGGAGTATCAGGTCGAAACAAGTTCaagcttgaataaaagaaatacaaaGTGCACAAAAGAAGGTAACCAAGTTCAAggcaaattttttttgttatggaagtaaaagtggtgatatactttaacatggtaattttttgtgtttttcaaaacTGTAGAAGTACACAAATCCCTGGCATCGATTTctgtacttaaaattttttaatttttttttaacacaaatcccTGGCACCGATTTGTGTACCCTACACAAATCCCTGGCACCGATTTCTGCTTCTCTAGTTAAACGATTCCACATTTAAGTATAACACTCAAACAATCCACATTTACGAAAAACACCACTAccactccaatattaaaaataaaaaatttacatttcAAGCATAAATACTATCACGtcaaacaaatttaaattgaaataaaagatGCAAAATTTATGAATTAGAATAATAGGGATCAGGGGCAAATGTTTTGTCAATTTGTCACTGGTATCTAGAAGTATTTTTGttcatcattttaattttttcattataCAAAAATGACCAAAGTGAATACTACGTATAAATGAGACATAAGAAAAAAGTAACATACGAATAAAAAAGTGTTGTATTGTATGTATCacatttattagaattatttgttgaaataataattctattttatttatttatttaatttttttattttaagacaatttaattaattaatgtacTTACCTGTTTTTCAGGCACTACTACATGTCAGTATCCATCAACAAGGTGAACCACGATTGCCAATAtacctactttttttttttccttaaaaaaaaaaagagaataatttTGGGgtctaaaattgaaattgaaattgcagtACTAGTTCATCAGTATTGAACACCACAAACTCAATTGGTGCAAATGTGTTTGGTTCAGTTCCAGTGCCCACAAACCCTTATCCCTCTTCAGCTGCTGACACACTTTGGatgagtatttttattttaatatagctGTCCTGTATTGTATGCTAATatatcatttatttattattagataGGATATgagttttatttataaaatttttgccCGTTGCTACAAGAAGACCATTCATAGGACATACATGGTAGATAAAGTgtagaaaaataaattgtatGATGGACATTCATAGAGATTTAAAGTTGATACAGTATATATGTTTTCCGTTTAAAGAATGAAAGGCTTGCTAATGCATATGGAAGGCCTAGAACTGCGTTTCCGGATTTAAAGTAGAGAACAGACAACAATAGTGGGCTCTCTTTTAACACTGACtaagtgcatgtttgggcgccattattttgttaaaaaaaagatctttttcaatgaaaaaaaagatttttttttattttttaacgtgtttggcaaatttctagtagtaaaagtattagtaaaataaaaaaaaatcttttttgagaagctgtaatttacatctttttttaaaagatcttttttccttaaaaaaaaagatatttttcatgtaataaataaacaaaaaagtacttttatattgttatacccaaacataattgatagataaaaagacctttttacctgagatatccaaacataaaattacttttatttctttataagatcttttaaaaaaagataactcgaaaaaagatcttttttttaaaagctcATCCAAACAAGCCCTAACACTAACAGCAACcaaataaaatgatttttttaaattaattcaacaattttaaaaactaaatatctAACAACTTAAAAaagtgtatttaaaaattttaaaaacaaccagctaaataaataatttaatttataatttataaataaaattttaaaaatttctaataaaGATACCTAAACAAATAATTTCCAAATTCAATAAAGATAAATtcaataaagataaagataaagattcaCACCTAATACAATTTTATTCTTTTGGTAACTGATTTCACATTCGGTAGCATGCCTATAAATATCAGCAAACTTCACCCTTAGAAGCATCAACTTCACTtgcttcaaccatgtcttgtttTGCCAGCCTTACGGTCGATATAATGATCGATATTTTTGTTAGACTTCCCATGAAATCTGTTCTGATTTGTAGATGTGTTTGTAAGGATTGGAACATATTAATTTCTGATCCAAACTTTGCCAAATTACTCTTTACTCGTACACTTCCTGCTACCATGATCCGACCCTTTCGGTCGAGAATCTTTCGCCTTGCTGAATATGACCCAATTGAATGGCATGAACGGAGAAACAATCCATGCTGCTGCAGGGTGTTTGACGTCCTGAATCATAGTAGTAGCAGCATAAAACTTGATCCTAAATTTGAGATTCCTCTACCTGGTCCTAAATCATTAAAGGGTAGAGAACTTTATATTGAAGTACTTCCTTGTAATGGTCTTTTTTACTTGAGTGGTCCAGAGTATAGAAACATTTCACTTGTTTGCAACCCAATAACAGGTGAGTTCATAAGACTTCCAAAAATCCCTCCAGTCCGGAAACACTGCAAGCAAATACATTGGGGTTTTGGTTTCCACCCAAAAACAAACCAATACAAGCTAGTGAGAATACATATCTTTGAAGATCATAGTATGGTTGTTGAAATGCACACAGTTGGAACATCGACATGGATAAATATTGAAATAGATTATCCCAAGAATTTGATAAATTTGTGTGAGATTGGTACTTATTTAAATGGGGCACTTCATTGGATTGGTTTAGATGTTGATGGAAATGTCTCGATATGGGCCTTCAATTTCGACACGGAGAAGTTTCAAACCTTCTCTATGGCACCCAGGGATCCAGGTACAAAACTCATCTTATTTGAATTCAGGGATTCTCTTTGCTTGATATATTTTAATAAGCTGCTTGGCACAATGTGGAGGATGGAAAGATATGGAGTTGGAGAATCTTGGACTCCTATTTTCCAGTATTCTGCAAGTTCCGACAGTACATTTCAATTACATGATTGCATTGCCTACCATGATCCTGAAAATCAAGAGTTTAGGATTTTGTTGACTACTCCTTGGTATGATGACCATTTTCAAATAGTTCACCATGTTCCTtctctcattccattgaaggataTTATCATCGGAGATAATGTTTTGGTGCAGAATATTTATTCACGATAATGTTCCTGCTCCatgttttatgttttgtttcatttattcGAGTCAAATTTTGTTTGGTTTGCTTTTTTACCATTCAGTATgaacataattttattttataacattttaatccatgaatatttttatgtattggaTTACACACACTTTCCACCTTATTTCGTCATTcaatgtatatattatataaaataaattgaaagtgTGTATCCGATGAATGAAACAAATTCGCAGACAATGGTGAATAGAGTCCAACATCTGGATGATTCTTAAGAGTTAAGAGCTAATTAAAAATAGTAATGTATATTTCTCTTTGGTTGAcaactaattaaataataatccatcattaattaaattaagtttGGACTTTTGCACAAACAAAGATGGACATATTCAGAGAGAAGCTCAGATATTGAGATTTCATTATGCTTAATGTGGATTGTTAGATTAGTTAATTAAGAGCGTTTAAACTTTTTTCTGTAAAGTCTGATAATCTAGCACATTATTCTGCATGTAGTCACTCTGATTTTAGAACATTACATCATGGAtggcaaaataataaaattttgattagAAGCCATTTATCTTCCTATTCTACATATGTGTTGCCTTCAATTGGTTTCATCAGCTTGGAGTTTTTGTGATGGTACAATTGGGACTAAGGTTGTTTTAAAATGCCTCTGGACAAAAGACAAGTTAATTCTTGACTCCAACATAATGTAAGAGTTTATAATACACATTATATAAAAGTTGATAAAGATTTTTCCCATACTTAAAACATTGACGCTTCTTTCTTTAACCACTTAAGTAGTTGTCTGCATAATAATTTAACTGTGTTTTTGATCTTGCAATAGCAGCTGCATTTTGTAGCAGCTTCATTTTCTACATTGTTTTAAAACGATGTTAAATGAAAAATGAGGTTCAAAGACGGTGCTATGAACCATTTGGTGCTCCTTGTTTGGATAAATAAGTGAACTGGACTGAAAAATGAGGTTCAAGGATGTGTTTAGCCGTCTGAGAAGCTAGGTTTGATGAGTTGAAGCTAGTAACCTCCTTCATTTATCAGCTGCATATTCGAACTATAATCTTGCAAGAGTAGCATCTCTCTCCAGAAGTAAATAGACAACTAGAACTTACATGAAATGGAAGGGATCTCACCAATGTACTTGATGTTTTGCAAGCATGAAAACTGACAATTCATATGTTTGACTAATTGCTATCATCGCCCTGTACCCTCTTGCCCTGCACCCTCAGCAACTACTGTTCTTTTAAGTCTTTTCTCAATGAACTCCATGATAAAAGTGATTCTGGAATTCTCTGCTTGCAAGGGTTGCATACATGGCTATAAATCCATTCAAATACAGAATGATATAGAAAACAATGaacataataataacaatgaCATTCAAATAAGTGATGTTTCAGATATGAAATGAAACCAAGGCTGAATAGGGTGACTCACTTAACAACTGCATAAGAAGGATTAACGGTCTTAACTCAATTATGACAAAAATAAGCAGAAAGGCACCAATTTAATGAATAAGAGTGGCATGGAGAGAGGGAGTAACCATGATGATGGTGTTACTATGATAGCACTTAGCCCCAGAATTCGATTTTGCAATTGTTTAGGTGAGAGTGGTTGAAATCATTTAGAGATGAGTTGTGCAGAAAATggaaaaatatgtttgtattgtGAATCAGAATTATTATGTGTCTCAAGTACAACATATATAAGCTATGCTAAATGAAAGGTGAGTCAGCTTGCTAACTCCAAGACTAGTCACAACAAAATAACTGATAACTAACTACATAACTTGCTCATCAACTACTAACATTTTCTGCGGTATTTGTTTGATCTGTTTCTTGGTTTTCTTGATTCTTATGCATATATACTCTATTATAATTAAATGGAGAAAAAGTGAGGAAAGAGTAGACCCAGATAAATCTCCTCAAATGCGGCCAAGATGGAACTTGTAGTTAAATACtacttttttttaatacattATTGTATACATTTAGATACATCGATTGGCAAACTTTCCAAGAAACTGAAAACAGCTATAGACGTATGCAATCGCTTGAAGAACAAATAACAGCAGAAGAGAGCTTGAGAAAACAAAACAGATGCAACAACTCTATACTAATTTAAATATACCTCTATTATTATTGTACATGAAAGAAAGGTGTACATAAAAGTGATTCTTTTCATTTAAGCTAATCCAAAAGACTACAAGCTATTTATACATATGCTGCTGCACTATTATGCAGACCAATTGTACCCATCAAACATGGTTTCGTCCGATAAAAGTATCGAAACTCCAAATTTTTGTTGACTTCTtaataaaattctcaaattatTCCCGCCCTTTATCTTCAATCTCAATTTCAGTTTGAGTACTTTTATCATACTACGAAACCCATTAGGGTATAACATTAGTTTTTTTCTTTGACGAGTATTTTGTCAGTGTTCGTAAAGTTAATAGatacaaatgattttttttttaaattttaatagttgattttataATGGTCGATTTTAGCATATAATTAGCCAGACTGATTTTTAAATTAGAGAAAAAGGCATCAATAGGGGAGTGGAATAATTAAGGGGGCAAGGCTACGCACAATTTGTCTTTGACGGTGTAAAGGcaaggaataaaaaaaaaaggcattAGATTTGCTCTCAcccctttttcttcattccctcctTCATGACCcttctttccttctcttttttgttttttaattttctcaACCTTAGCTTCTAAGTCTGCTCTCCTCCTTCTCCAATCTCTCCCTCAAATattctctctcctttctttgCATTCTTTCCCTTCCCTTCTTCAATGGCAAGTGCAAGTGCAATCCACACCAAACACCAAAAACTAGCACCAGAAAAAAACCAAGATGACCCCAACAACAAGTTCTGTTACCATTTTCTCTACAAAGCAGCCTTAGTTGCAATCTTCTTCGTTATCCTTCCTATGTTTCCTTCACAAGCTCCTGACTTCATCAACCAATCTCTGGTAATCACCTTTGTTGCACTAAATattcatgtttttcatatatgCCACACTGTTATCTATCTTATCCTTCGTGTTCATATGTCTTATTTGGCACTCAGAATCGGTATTTGTATATGTGCAACGTAGGTAACAAGAAACTGGGAACTCCTTCACATACTGTTTGTTGGTATTGCAATCTCTTATGGCCTCTTCAGCCGTAAAAATGATGAGAAGGTGGAGAAAGAGAACAATGGAACCAAGTTCGATAACGCGCAGACGCTTGTTTCGAGGTTCCTTCAGGTGTCTTCGTTCTTCGAGGACGAAGCTGAAAtaaccccttcttcttcttcttcttctgatgaAAGCTCCACCACCGCCGCCACCACTACTAGCAGCAACAAAGTGCAAACTTGGAACAATCAACACTACAGGAAGGAGCCTGTGGTGGTTGTGGCAAATCAGCAACAACCAGCACAACATCGCTCTAATTTCGAAAACAAGGGTGGTGGCAGTGGCAGTGGCAGCTTAGCAAGTGGTGAAGGCTCGAGAATTATTGGTGAGAagctatgataaaaaaaaaaagaattcatttCTGAAACTCAAAAGAGGCGAAAACAAAGACACGAACTTGTTTCCGGATTTTTTTTACCTTCTTAAATTTGTGATTTTTCCTTGGCTTCCCTCGTACAGTAGAATTATTGTATTTGAAGAAAATCTCATGCCTTAAActgttcaagctgtgatgttgatggtgTGATTATTCCTTAGCTTCGTTTCTACAGTAGAATTAttgtatttaataataatattaactttGTAGGTGAGAAGCCTCTGTTTCTGCCGGTTCGAAGCTTGAAGTCTCGATTATGTGATGATCCACATGTTGATGATGCTGATGAAATTGCTAAACCTGTTAATGGAACAACAACAAGCTCTGTGTGTCTTAATAGATCAAATTCTAATAACAACAAGACAATAGGATCCAAAAGATTGTCACCCAGTAATTCAATGAAGACTAGAAATG is a window from the Arachis hypogaea cultivar Tifrunner chromosome 17, arahy.Tifrunner.gnm2.J5K5, whole genome shotgun sequence genome containing:
- the LOC112762619 gene encoding F-box protein At2g23160-like yields the protein MIDIFVRLPMKSVLICRCVCKDWNILISDPNFAKLLFTRTLPATMIRPFRSRIFRLAEYDPIEWHERRNNPCCCRVFDVLNHSSSSIKLDPKFEIPLPGPKSLKGRELYIEVLPCNGLFYLSGPEYRNISLVCNPITGEFIRLPKIPPVRKHCKQIHWGFGFHPKTNQYKLVRIHIFEDHSMVVEMHTVGTSTWINIEIDYPKNLINLCEIGTYLNGALHWIGLDVDGNVSIWAFNFDTEKFQTFSMAPRDPGTKLILFEFRDSLCLIYFNKLLGTMWRMERYGVGESWTPIFQYSASSDSTFQLHDCIAYHDPENQEFRILLTTPWYDDHFQIVHHVPSLIPLKDIIIGDNVLVQNIYSR